The Phragmites australis chromosome 1, lpPhrAust1.1, whole genome shotgun sequence genomic interval CATGTTTATGCCTTTCCGAAGTCATGAATTCCCATCCGTGCTTAAATTGGACGACAGGCAATTAAATGGGCGTTTCTTTCCGGTGCAGTAAGTGTGGATTTTCGTTGGCTATCTCTGTCACGGGTATTAATTTCTGTATACTGACAAATCGGTTTCGGGGCCTCTGGATTGCTATGTCCTCACCCGAGTGGTTGGGACACCAAAACTCAACGGGCATTGAATGTCTTATGTTAAAAGAAATATAATGATAGGAGGTATTTCTCATGACTAATGTTTCCCTATCATTATATTTCATCACTATTATTATAAttgttaaaaatataataatacgAGGCATTCTCTTCTCTGATGATGTTTTGGAGttaaacataaatattaaggtgaaaaataaaatatttattttattctcttttaatACCATTaattgtaaaaaataaaacttataaTAGAATGGAGTTAATTAATAAAAAGTAAGATTGGAAAAACTTAAGTTAAAATTACTttgaaattataaaattatcatatatTTTGATTACCGCCGCTACTCTTCTCTTTTCTAGTCGTGACTCTaatatactccctctgattacaaatgtagatcgttttagtcttctcaactattctctaaatataaatcattctcaaatttttatgcatttttttctcttttattctcttcttgctcttatttaataaatattattactctcacaaataaataaattatctttttcaatataaaataaataaagaacactaaaattatttaatctattttttaattcttaTATATAAATCTAAAACGATATACATACGCAACAgaagagagtatttattaccgCCGACCCGCGGCAACCTCCCCCAGTTCCAATTCCATCCGCCTCTGCTCTCCGGCAACTTGTACAGCGGACAATCCAACCCACGCCTCCCCATCCCCTTGTTTCCATCTTCCTTCCCATTCTAGTACTACTACAAGAGAGCGGAGAGGAGGACAAGCCAgcgagagagagacagagagacagagagagaggagaagatggTGCACCCGGTGGCGGAGGCTGACGAGCGCAGCCCCTTCGGCCGCCGCTCCCCGGATGAGTTCTACGCGCGCCACGGCGTGGTGCACTCCACCTCGTCCTTCGTCAACCCGCGCGGCCTCCGCATTTTCACCCAGCGCTGGGTGCCCCCGGGGGAAGGCCCCGTCCTgggcgccgtcgccgtcgtgcACGGCTTCACGGGCGAGTCCAGCTGGATGGTGCAGCTCACCGCCGTCCACCTAGCTGCGGCCGGGTtcgccgtcgccgcgctcgACCACCAGGGCCACGGCTTCTCCGAGGGCCTCCAGGGCCACATCCCGGACATCGGGCCGGTCCTCGACGACTGCGACGCCGCCTTCGCGCCCTTCCGCGCCGACTACCCGCCCCCGCTCCCCTGCTTCCTCTACGGGGAGTCCCTGGGGGGCGCCATCGCGCTGCTCCTCCACCTCAGGGGCAAAGAGCTATGGCGCGACGGCGCGGTGCTCAACGGCGCCATGTGCGGGGTCAGCCCCCGGTTCAAGCCGCCGTGGCCGCTCGAGCACCTCCTctgggccgccgccaccgtggCCCCCACCTGGCGGCTCGCGTTCACCAGGGGCAACATCCCGGAGCGGTCCTTCAAGGTGGAGTGGAAGCGGAAGCTCGCGCTGGCCAGCCCGCGCCGTACCACGGCGCCGCCCCGTGCCGCCACGGCGCTGGAGCTCCTCCGCGTGTGCCGCGAGCTGCAGGGGCGGTTCGAGGAGGTGGACCTGCCTCTCCTGGTGGTGCACGGCGGGGACGACACCGTCTGCGACCCGGCGTGCGTCGAGGAGCTGCACCGCCGCGCGGGCAGCGCGGACAAGACGCTCCGTGTCTACCCCGGGATGTGGCACCAGATGATCGGCGAGCCCGAGGAGAACGTCGAGAAGGTGTTCGACGAAATCATCGCCTGGCTCAAggctcgcgccgccgccgcggccgccgccgccgccgccgcgcagcAGTAGTTTGGGCACGCGCCCCGTGTGCGTGCCATGACCGTGGGCGTGGTCCATGGCGGATTCGAGACTTCTACTTTCTAGTACGAGTCCAGCAATAAATTGTGCTGATTAGTGAGCTTGGTTGGACGAGATCTGATCTCATGGTCCCGATCCATCAATCTTACTTGATTCTTCGATGAACAAATTTCTGTCATGTTCATGTTCTGGTCTTGAAGGGGTTGTGAGCTGGGGAGTGCATTGGTTGTTTTGTACTAGTTGGACGCTGATATAGCAGCGATATGCTAAGCATAGGTAGACGTCTTACTAGGTGCCAGGTGTCATCAAATCAGTAGGAATAAAACATACTAATGACTTTGGAGCATAACAGCTCCTGTAGTCTGATTATAATTTAAATAGTCTTTTTGCTAAATCTCTAAGATCATCACCTATAAGATTACCATCATCATCTGGCATAATCAAGCACACGATCAGCATTATGGAGCAGTTCTAGGCattgcatcatcatcaagcatgcACACATGTCTTGGAAGATTGAAAAAGATAAGCTTGTCCCGTGCGAAATGAAGTTCGATAAGCTTGTCCCGTGTATTGGGAATGGCTAGCTACCTAAAACTTTCTACTCAAGTTCGTGTGAAACCCATGTACCAAGCCGCAAGCAATAATCAAGAGGTGGCACTGTGAAACCATATTGTCCCGAGTGAGCCCAATTGGCTGGTATACAACAGCCGTACATGAGAGGGCAACACCGGCGGAAGAGGCATCGAATAACATAATCATGTTGGAATCTTGTGCGTAAATTATAAAATGTGCGtgtgtgagaaataaaataGCAGCATATGTTGAGAAAAATTTTGTCgttcttttgtgtgtttatGTTCTTCGTGGTTGTTCGATGCTGATGAAAAAGCCAACAAAGCAGTTATCTTCTTCCTCCAGTCTACCTCTCCCTCCTCGGCGTCGATCCACTTCGGTGCTAGTAGGGTAGGGCACACGGTAATTAACACTCGAGGAGCAACACAAGCCGCAACAGAAAGGGCTTTAACACTGGGCGACCACCACAGCACAAAGCACAAGCATGGTCACAGAAGAAAGGACAGATACTGTAAGCAGCACAGTGCACTGACACAGGCGGCAAGCACATGCATGGCGAGGACACCGAGCACAGGGGTCATCaataggggtgaaaacggatcgaatacgcatggaatcgaattcggatagtacgatttaccatattttaatccgaatacgaatacggatctAGATGTCCTCGAATAcaaatacgaatcggatagatcgaatacgaatccgcattcggatatctactcgatctttgAAATTaaggtcaaaaatttaaatttttgaaaaaatttgactgaaatttgataaaattcgactgaaatttgttctaatttgattgggccggaattttagaaattttgttcaaaattcatgttggaaatttaaatttttggatcaaatttaactgaaatttgatgaaatttgactgaaatttgttccaatttgattgggttggaatttcgttcatatctgaaatttctaaaactttagcaaaatttggttccctggttggcagatacggatacgaatcggatatatcttgaattcggatatccacatttgaatccgaatctcgaaaacgaattcggatatatccattttagtatccatttcagaaacgaatacggatacggatatccatattcgtattttaacgaatacggatatcggataattcggatttcctaccatccatttccacccctagtcACCAACCAGGAGAAACAGAGGTTCGACGGAATCATCGCACAGTGATGCACATGCCGCACCACCACCTGCAAGTCGCATGTAAGAGCACGAATACACAGACCACCAGGGCAACGACGGCAAAAATACGAATTTGCATAATATACTTGAGCGTATTTAATAAAatggataatatttttctatatttacaattttagcatttgtattcgatgcacggtgtgccaaaaatagttttttttggcACACAATGTACCGAAAaaggcattttcggcacacggtgtgccgaaaatcacctgtattcggcacaccgtgtgccgaatacaaggGAAAgtgtatttggcacaccgtgtgttgAAAAtcacatgtattcggcacacagtgtgccgaaaaatctgtttttttttttttttttttttgcccgtGTGGCCGGTTCGCTTCTATCATCTGTTACCGGtattttgttatttcatgtaattggcaaATTTTAACTAAATTTGAAACGAGTTGTTAATTTAACTTTCATTTTATCTCGGTGATTTGGCACTTCATTTTATGTACCGGTgcgttgttatttcatgtaattagtAACTTtgaacaaaattagaaattagttactaatttaactgtacatttcaaaatgcatgaGTAAGAAAGCATATAGTCTCTAAGGCGGCGGACAGTCTTAACACTTAGttatgtttgaacatgcacaacattaacccttgtatcattgatcatctcaagataGCGGCGAAAAGTAATGACGTAGATTAGCGAAAGAATgccagttgtgccagtcaagGCTATCAgagtaagatggttgtcgtctctgaGGTGGTAGTTGGAAGTTAGGAGTACGGGTACAAGAAAAGTCGACATCATCTTCACAGTCATCACGGTCCtctggagatggaggcctcgaagggaggggtcgaggtggcatgaaattgtcatcgtcctcgtcgtcttgaggtatcacggtatgagcatgtgctcttgtagtgttcgttgaaccttctcctgtatggctggtggaacgtcgaggcattggtggcatgaaatcatcatcagctcttgtaccccttaggttcgctgatcttcgttgtcttctacgcgaaccaggtatcacacccccgccgaagagcatatgcattgccaagaagtgtgggatttctttgttgattaactcTGCGTCTTCTGGGAACGCCTAAAGTAGAAAAGGGGTATTCGAATCAATAGTAATAAGATAAATAtggtgatcaaatagaaaatgacgaacatgtatgtgggatgcatactggtcgggcaacatcgccatccttctttgcctcatacagaaacccaGCACAGAAtgatggtcggctagttcgcacaccctgaggtatatttggcggtgctcatgcaagagggccctaaggtcgtcggttgttacatgtaggaGTGGAATGGTGAACGTAGAACATGgcggtcttgcatgcaatttagacacagcttggattaggttgctctcattgaagggatcatccttccctccatgtacaacctgcaaggaggcatttaatgctatatcgatcgttgtaggtgtcTATGGGAAGCCAGTACTAGAATATCCCGCCATATAGGTATTGATATTTCACTGCAACTTTTTtactctgcaccaaagcacgaatcgctggttatttaataaacattaaacaggTATGAAATATCGTAAATGATAcatacaaatgcttaataagttactcataaataagttatgtgtcctaattagttgacaaagattatgtaaattaaatgtaattatTTGAACACTAAAGTATATGGTatagtacaaatgagtacataatatagtgaataacacatagtacagatgagtacacaaaatagatgagtacacaatataTTGCACTGGCTCATTAACGACGCCGACACCGCAAGCAATCCCTAGGAGTGTAAgagtctggcgggtgtgtggtcCTCATCCCAGCGGTCTGAGTTGGCCCCTACCACGTGTGCCCTTggtcgtcatcttcatcatcgtgcTGTGTTCCAACTCCaccgaatgtgtatccagaaccgctaactcggccctgcatgtaccacgaTATAGGATCGTCATGCGGGAGTGTGGATGCCGGTAGTACGTGCTCGGATGGAGTCCGAAATGCTGAAGTCTCAGCTtcctggtaccactgtgaacctcCAGGTGCATCGGAATATTGGGGGTATTGGCCGCTCAGTAGTTCGGTGAAGCTGCCCTTTTGCAATGCAGCAGTccagtcaaaatcttgtgtGCCGCTCTAGGTTGGCGTCTGCTGCgtgcagtcaatgacgtcctcgtgGTGAGTTGATAATACTGGTGGAGGTGTCTGTGTAGCCTGAGTAGGTTGTGTGAACTGAGGGGGCTgggaacccagtgtacactccTCAGGAGCAGGAGCCTCGGTCACCTCCTCGGCTCCAGCACAAGAACGTGTCACATGATGGGCCGCAGACGAAGGTGCCTCCAGTGAATGTGCCTCCTGAGCACTGGACGAGCACCTGCTGcgggaggcacgggacgggtccatGATCGGTACGTCGTAGCCCCTAGAACGCAGGGCACAACCACCTTGACCACGTATCGCGAACAATAAGCGAGACCCTCTTATCTTCATGTAGTCCCAGAGAGGGTGCCGATCCCTTCACGTGgatgacccacttgcttccccacatGCATGCTCCGCATGCCTATGCATTTCGTACCCCGCTTCGGTCTGTAGTTGTTGAGggttatgtcagtaatacggatgAGAAACTAATGAAAATTGTTATAAGTACAATATCGcttaccaccacatgaagaagccaGGCACGAtcttcggggaagggtctgggggctggtGGTACGttgccgctgagtaaggtggcacgcgtacGTAAacggtaccacgaaaggtactcccagtacatGCCGTTATCGTACTGTCCcgcaggaacgacgacatccactgGGCCTGACTCCATCCACCGAGTTATGTGCTCTGCATTAATCTTCGACCAGTCATGTGTGCATGCGTTCCCTTGTGCGCTCCTCTTGTACGTGacataaatagttataattttgtaacacaataatggtacgtacaataacacacttactcgtgcgcccgacTAGCGTCTCATGGGGGAGGTACTAGCACCAACTGACGATGACCAAAATACCTCTGTACACGGTCAGAAAAATAcacttccacattgttcatgtaaAGCAAGAAATATCTGGTTATCCATAAGTCGGAGTCACGGAACAAGAGGATGTGATGAGGCCACCGGTtgcaatttcggccactcgttccctacgccatggatcccactccatgaGGTCGGCGCTGAGGACGtcaaggtcactgatcacccaagagtagtttccatggtcttACTGGTGAGTCCATTGCAACCTgacatgaatccaccgataccccatcgttggCCTCATGTCGTCGGCAACGCCATCGGAGATGGGAACTGGATAGTAGATCTTGCTCACCCACGATCGACAAACCGGGAGATACTCCCAGCTCTAGAGTTGTAGAAGGTATAGGCAGCCAGAAATAGATCCCATCTTTGTTGACCATTGGGTAGAGGCACACAATCCTTTTTATATAGCGGCCAACACAGCAGATTCCTAGCTGTAAGGTGTCGGCTCGTACGGACATGAAACGAGCTGAcgcgctaaccatacaatatgcgGAAGTACATAATCGtctgccgtgttgcagaacataatGCCTCCCAGcaagatgtacaagtacacctcataataCTGCATAACTGTGGCCTCgtccgcatccggtgggcaagggccgaactgtggtagcccatgaatccatgacatggagagcccaacatccttcatgtcatattgcacattaaACCTACAATACGCAGAGACTCAATGAACCACGAACAACACTGCAACGTATGAAATGCTTtatgtaacaaataattacctgcctTGAATATAACTCTTCCACTACTCCTTTGCTGGTCGTGAAAGTACTAATAGGGTGCCCCTTATCGggagcccggtcagcatggccacgtcccgcaAAGTAACGGTCATCTCTCcacaaggaaagtggaacgtgtgcgtctcaggatgCCAGCGGTCAACAAGGTCTGTGAGCAGTGAGACCTCGATCGGCGGCAGGGGAGTCCTACCAccaccctccatgggagctcctgcCATCATAAGAGCAAACGGTAGTAGTCCGGCCTGTGCGAGTGGCTCAtagaatcgagggtctaactccttaagcttGCGCACACTCCTGGAACGCAACGGGATCAACTGCAAAGGTATGCAATACATTTATTGAGTAAGTACCAAGTTATCATAGTAACTGAAATTCATGTATTATCGTTGTACCTGTTGCCCtgcgaaaatcatccttcccctgtggttctcgtcgtaccgtaGCTGAAGAAGGTCGGGAAGGTGAACGTgagccatgccaatgatttcaagcctAATGGTTCAATTACAAAACAACATAAAATAAcagctattacaaaataggtataacaactaataggtgcataacaaattacaataaAATCCATGTTTCCAattaacttcataaaacaaactcAATGGCAATAAATCTAATACATTCCAGTTCGatcatagcctaatagtttACCACCGGGTcggacaagtcctcctgtcatggccagattgtttgcatattttgcacctacgtagtccatcaacagcatctgttgtatccatgtcaccttgcagcctcgtgaCTCTAGGCCTTCTAGGATCTGTGCGTTGGGCtctgggataaggtacccacttaggcccctcgattgctttgtagctacttccgatgttgaaggaacgCATCTTTGGAAGTCATGTGCTCCTCAGTGCATCAATCATGAAATAgggtgatacgtattgtgatcTGTCGTTgccgcccatgtccctgcaagtggccaagacatgggagcacgggatatggtgcagttttggcttattgcatgtgcacttcacctcatAAGGACtaatttgacattgttgcacggtgtcTCCCGCGCTGTATCCTGAAGTGTACCGACGATgacacatgacctcaaattcattgttggccCGATCGAAGATCCTAGtctgatgaaagtgtgccttactcctccttctggataagatttcctccaccttaggtgcaaaccgcgtgctgcactccattgcagctataccacggTCTCAAAAGTAGTCAACCGTTCTATAGAatatgagctcaatgatggcacacaacgggaggccgcgtacaccctttaggacattgttgaacgcctctgCTATGCTCGTTGTCATGATCGTATACCTAATATAAGAGATAACAATTTTAGATGGGATATTATCGTAACCAAAAGTAAAATATGATCTTTCAAATGCTATATTCTAACCTGGAACCGTGAGTATCATGGATTAGacccaacgctccgccggctttcCCTCTATCCACTAGCTAAAtgtagcacgtgaacggctaatgatggtttggccccCCACTATTTGCGTCCATAGATGGTCCCCCTGTGCTTCctgctctgccatcatctttcgagtggtctcatttaactctcgccatatctcgttgaacttcgtctgctggttctgaagacacagccctttgaacctctttacaagacccttgttgtggtaccttgagtaaaggttcgcacctaagtgtcgcatgcaccaccttctctccacatcaggtcATGCAATGGAGTGGTTTGTGCTGTCATGCAGCACTTCCAACGCATGCAAGAGGCCCTTGTTGCGATCTGAGATGATGCAGACTCGTTTCCTATTGCcgacgacacgtgtcctcactaAGGTGAGAAACCACAgtcaactatcattgttctcactctcaaccattgcatacgcgagaggaatgatctgattgtttgcatccaCCGTCATCGCTATcattaggttaccatggtacttgccactaagaaatgtggcatccacacataccaccAGCTTgtaatgtctgaaagcttcaaTGCATTGGGCAAAGGACCAtaaaaacctaatgaggtatcggtcggtgctgctatatgacccatcctccagcctgatcggctcatcctcCATGGCCCACTGGGTCCCTGGA includes:
- the LOC133911275 gene encoding caffeoylshikimate esterase-like; this translates as MVHPVAEADERSPFGRRSPDEFYARHGVVHSTSSFVNPRGLRIFTQRWVPPGEGPVLGAVAVVHGFTGESSWMVQLTAVHLAAAGFAVAALDHQGHGFSEGLQGHIPDIGPVLDDCDAAFAPFRADYPPPLPCFLYGESLGGAIALLLHLRGKELWRDGAVLNGAMCGVSPRFKPPWPLEHLLWAAATVAPTWRLAFTRGNIPERSFKVEWKRKLALASPRRTTAPPRAATALELLRVCRELQGRFEEVDLPLLVVHGGDDTVCDPACVEELHRRAGSADKTLRVYPGMWHQMIGEPEENVEKVFDEIIAWLKARAAAAAAAAAAAQQ